From Solanum stenotomum isolate F172 chromosome 2, ASM1918654v1, whole genome shotgun sequence:
TTGATATGGATAGTCAGTCGTATTTGAAACTGGTTCACTGCTATTCTAGTTCCTTTTTTGGGCTTCCTATTGTATTTGGTCAGAGACTTGTATGCTAGTGTAAGTTGTTattgttggtggtggtggtggtgctATAGAGTGGTATGGTTGGTTGTAGAGGATTCATATATCCGTCCGTACTAATTAGTCTGGGATTGAGGCAGTGTTAGATTGATTTATAGTGCATTTTTGGCCGCTGCCTTCTTGTTATAATGACTAGAAGGCTTGCCCTGTTATGCTATGTTGTTTTCTGCTGCTTCATTTATTTAGCTCGAATATGTTGCTAAAGTTACAATCATTCACGGCCAATTCCTCctaaatatatttgtaaattcTGTTGTCGCAGGTTTCTGAGCTGTATCTACCTCACTGCTTGTGTGTATTCCTCAAGATTTGATCCACTGATGTACTATTTGAAAGCTTGTGAGTACTAATCTCTTATTTCTGCAATTTGCCGCTGCTGCTAAGATACATTTTTCGTAGGTTTAAACCTCGTCAGTGGATTAATCTGATGCATGTTTTTTTATTATCGTTTCATCCATTGACTTTGTTCAAATCCTTTGTCTAGTTATGGAATCTAAACACGACtcgatatatatatactatctCTCAACTTGGTTCTTGCATTGAGAAGTTAAACTCGTCTGTGATAATTGATCATCTGTTTGTATCAGCTCTGCATGATTCTGAAACATTTGAATGCAATGACAGTGACTTAACATGCTAAATAGAAGGCAATGATGATGGAAAATCCGGATGAAATGTTAACTCACTCAAATGGTTGCAAGGACTCTAAGTCTTTAGTCTTGCCAACGAAAGATCTACTTGATTCAAATGGTCGTGATGGCACTAAAGACTCTTTGGCGTGTGAAAAGGAGAGGAGCGAATTTTGGAATGTTCAGGAACTTGATGACTCTGTATTTTTCGAAGATatttcaagaaataacaaacatgaaattAGAGCTTCACTTCTGAAAGATGATCCGAACGAAGCCCTGTCTAATTTAACTTCTTGCAAGAGAAATGGAAATCCTTTTGCATGTGATACAGCAGATAGAGATCACCCCTGGAGTATTCCCAAATTTGAGGACCCTATGATTGTGAATTTCTTCGAcgataaagaaaaggaaaccgTGGTCTCTAGTGCACAATTTACCTCTCTTTCAGAGTTGTTTGGTACAAACACTCATTTATACACCGATAAGGGTGTCCTGGAATTCAAATTGCCTGAATCGACAATTTGCTACAAAGAGAATTACTATAACATTATGAAAGACATATGCATGGATGAGGGTGTACCTCTCATGGATAAAATTGTGACTGAAAGCAGGAAATATCATCAACCTGACTCGTCTATTTCTCTAGCTGTTGACGAACATCAGCCTAGAAACACAAGGGAAGGTGTTGACAGTGAAATGGTCTCATCCGGTGAGTCCAAAGATTTATCAGTCGAAAATGCCGTCAAAATTTCTGTTGATCATCATACAACTAAAGAAGATGAGGATACTAAATCACTTGGTCCAAATGGTATAAACCCCTTCTTGGAAGATAATATGAGCAAAGATGCTGACAAGGATTCTTCTCTGGATGTGATGAAGATTACTACAACGGCAAAAGCTACGAACATATCAGAAAAAGAATTCGACATTCAGAATTTTAAGGAATCGAACTCTGATGCTGAACAATCAGCACTGCAGGCTAATCAGGTTTGATTATGTTATATTTATGAATTCACCTAAGATACCATATGGTTAATAATTCTATGTGCATGTTTTCAGATACATTCCCGTGGTAAAACTTGATTGCGAATGCAATTTCTCTTGAATTGCAGATACCTACTTTTGTAACAGCTTTCAACAGCCAAAACACAGTCTCGGCAGCTGATGGAACAAACAACAATGAACCAGGTAGCAACTTCTCTAACAATAGCAAGTCGGAATCTGGAGCTATTACTTGCGACTTCAACTTGACTGAGCTGGCTTTAAGTAGCAGCGTGGCGAAAAGTGACAAACACTTGCCTGAACAATCCCATAAATTAGAGGCCGTCTCCGGTCAAAAGGATGGGAGTTCTGACAGCTTTTCAGCTGCTACTCAAGTTCATTTTGCCAATAGTGTAGACTCCTGCAATAGCAGTATTCACGCCGACCCCCCAAATGTTGCTAATCTCGAGGAGAAGAACTCTGGTAGTATCCCCCTCGGTGTGCATGGTCATTTTGCAAATGGAGAGGCAAGTTTTGGACCTGCATCTGGTTTGATTTCTTACTCAGGGCATATAACACATTCGGGTAACATATCTCTTCGGTCAGATAGCAGCACAACCAGTGCCAGATCCTTCGCCTTCCCAGTGTAATTGTTTGCGACATCTTATACTACACTCCTTTTTCCCATCGACTTCCAGTAGCTGTCGGTTTTTACTAACATTTTCCTTGTGTTTATCGTATCTTAACAGCTTACAATCTGAATGGAACAGTAGTCCAGTAAGAATGGCGAAGGCAGAACGGAGACATTATAAGGGTTGGAGACAAAGCCTTCTCTGTTGTAAATTCTAagtccttttttttctttttgtagagTTTTCAGTTACATCATTTCATCATCCTTTGTTAGTTACATGTTGATATTCTTAGGAATGAATAACATGTTATTGGTGATAGGTTTAGAAGGAGGGCTCTTTGAGTTTGTTATGATCTTAAAAAGTGGAGGCAGTGAAATGTAGACTCAATTAACCCCTTGTTTTCCTTATATTATGTTCTATCCTTCAATATAAtcattcaacaataaaaatccTTTATCGTTGTTTCGAGACTCTCTTGAAATAGTATGAACTTTCTTGAAACATCTCACAATTAGAGTAATAACTTACAAATTCGTATGGAGGAACTATAACCGTTAAGACTTTCACCTACCACAACTCTTAAGTATATCGATTTTTCAATACGTTTGtctaattttgatttgatatgaaatttgaaaaaataaaaagaacttttgaATTTCGTAACTTCAAATTAAAGATttgtagaatgtaccaaaatgttcTTTATTATTGTGGTTTCAAATATAtcatgtgaattttttttgacaaaaatagaacgagatttaaaaaaaaaacaaacaaattaaaacggagcAAGTTACTTTATGCTGTGTATCTAGTCTATTCCTCCCTCTTTATGTTCCTTTAATTGTAATAAATTCTGAGGTCTCATACAGAATGTCACTTTCATCATCAACTCTGTTAGGTAATTCATCATTTTCTCTCTTAATGTCCTTTTTGACTTTTTTctccatcatcatcattatcatatttCATATGAACTTTATTACTTGCAGTTTAACAGGTGATTTACAAGAATGTCCTTGGAGGTGAGTAGCCTGCTTGCCATATAGGCAGGAAATACGAGTTTTGacttttgaccttgaaaatttgCTCATGAGACGAGCGTAGGGTCAAAATGTAAGCGTAATTCCCTGCAAATTAACAGAAAATGTGCAAAATGACTCCTCCTGCAAGTTCTCTAATACAACAATGTTCCTTATGAAGGGCATTGTGTCTATTTTGCATATAGCTTTTACCCTATAAAATAAAGGTGAAGTCGAAAAAAAGAGATGCAGCATACTGTTCTAGATATCAATTATTAACCTCTTGGTAAATCTGAATATCGCCAAACACAAGGAAGATGAAATCACccctaagaagaaaaaaaaacatcaaaatgaaaagggaagagaagaaaaaaggatGCATTTCTATGAACATGATTTGGGGACGAAAAAACAAATGGGATATACATATAAACTTCTATTGAAGCATAAGGCAACACAAAACTAAGTTGATTTAGCTGGGAATGACCATGCTATTGTAATATCTATATCTTCAGCCTCTTTTGAGCTTGGTTCAAATCTTCATCATTGCTTGCCTCTCTGAAATGATCCGTATGTTGATGACCAGAGAGAGTAGGATTCTCATCATCCTAGAGTTAAATGCAAATGAATAGTTAAGTGTACAGTGGAGAGTAGGTGAAGCGCTAAAGGATTAATCTAGGATGCTCATGCGCCTCAAGGAAGACGATAGGTGAGTAGGTGCAGTTCATTGTCTCGAACATATTTGCTTCTCGTTTGAAACAAGTTGGAAAAGATTCATACCTTCGCAATAGATGGTCCTGAGGTCATTGCTTGGTTTGCACGCTTCCCAAAATCAATCTGCACTGAGATAGTAGCCTTTGAAAGATCTAGACCGGTACTCTGCAGCGCTTGCGACAACGAAGTTAGAAACCTGATTAGACCAAATCAATGATCAGTAGAAATATAATGTTGACATCAAGGCAAGCCAATCCAGAGATATCACAAGTCCTGTAACAACCCTGGATGAAACATTGATAATAGATAACTGACTACATCTGTTCTACATGCATATGAAAGTAGAAATGCAAAAAGAAGGAAGGGTGAGAGGTAGCCGGTATTCTACACGAGATGCGCACAAGCTAAGCACGAAAGCCACctttatataaaatagataTGTATGTATAAATTCACACACTTGGTTCTTAATTAAGATATCATTCTCCACTACAGCTTTACTGGGTTCATTTCTCAATTACAAAGATGAGAATGAACCGTACTTTTGGCAATATGCTGAACTCAATATGCCATAATTTGAAATGCGATTGAACATATGAAACACAAGAAGAAAACAACTTGTTGAATTGGTTCAAGTAAACATGCAGCATGAAATGCATCTTCTCAAAACTAAATAGGAACATTATGATGTACCGGTAAGGTCCCCAAACTCAAGTATTTGCCTCCCAGGACAGGACAGGGTAACTTGCTTATGTTAAGTCTAGATTTTGACAATGACAAAGTAATCAACTACTGACTATATTATTTATGTGGCAAGAACTCAcaagaaggaagaaaatgagGCACAAATACTCCATTTAAGACAAACAACCCAAAAGGAACCAAGCATACAAGCAAGGTGGCTATCACCATAAGGCCTGCATATCAGGAAGATTTGATGAGCTACAAAAAAGGGAGAACCTCCAGAGTACTGATAGAGAAGTCCATCAAAGGAAAGCCTCAATTACACAAGACTTGTCAAAGTCCAAAAGAAGATTCATTGATAAAAGGAAAGACTCAATCACACAAGATCAGTCAAGACCATAAGAAGACATCCAGAACGTTGGTACATGGAAAGACTCAATCACACAAGATCAATCGAAGTGGAAGACATTGTATCCCAAATAATCTGGAAAAGAAGACCTACATCTAAGGAGAATTTCTTAAGATTCCAATCAAATAAAAGGATCTTGAGCGAAATATCTTGGGCTGCCAAAACTGAAATCTCTCTCTCACAGCCTATTGTGATAAATGTACCTATACACAATCTCATCCAGTGCAGCAAAGGATCCGGGATGTCAAGACAAACAAGGAAAAGAGTCTTGAATACTCAATCAAAATCGTCACCCGCAAAGTTTGGTCAATTTTTAGGGAAATCAACTATGAAGACTCAACAACTAAGATGATTCAAATTGGAGGAAAAATAGGGTCAGCAATGAGGGAGTACATATCTTACATTCCTCTTAAGACCTTCCTTATTCTTCTCAAAGCTCTGCATTTCACAAACAATTGTAGATTTACAAtgataaaagaaaagagagaaacacATAGAGAGATCTGGTTATGTCAAAGATAGTTCGACAAAACCAAAAGAAGTTGTTTGATGGTGAGCTAGAACATGAAAACCAGCTGTTAATCGTTGGTGGTGCAGGAATTCAAAACCACACATTGTGTAAACAAAATAGCAAGTGGTAAAGAGAAGCTCCTTGCAACCAAGGGGACTGGACAAGGATACCACATTGGTTCCGAACCAGTATAGAAACATAGCCGTGTCATTAACTTTCCTGCTCTTTATATTTCTGCTTCTCACATTAATCTGTGTTATTTTCCCTCAACTATCTTTACCAAGTAGTCGAATAATTTTAAGGCTGCCACAATTTTCACACACACAGTACTTTCAGCCTAGTCGTTTGTTCACTAGCCAAACAATGTAGAATTTACAAGTTCGTAAAAGTTGCAGATGAGTGATGAGAGTTGGACAAGcttaacataataaaaagacATCCACAAGAAACTGAGGATATTGCAGAGGATGCTACAACTGAATATCCATATTAACAGCATGTCCCAcataaaagaaacaagaaacagAGATTACTAACAATAGAAGAGAATCAAAAGTGAGCAAATAAGACATGGAGAGACCACATTTTGATTAACTCTATACGTTCCCAACTGTAAAAGTTAGATAATTACTCACCCCTGCGAGTAGGAACTTGAAAGGCTGATTCTGCCTCCATCTATTTCCTCATCCTCGTCATGATTCAGAGCATCAATTGTGTTAGGACATTGATCAGACACTGGTCTGAGTTGAGGCTCTGAGAAAGCACTATTGTTTGGCACTGGCATCGGCATACCGGCCTGAAGAGGAATGGGTGTTGTGATTGACTTGTTAGCTAGTTCATTTTGTTGATCAATTGCTTTAAATGATACATCCCTGCTAGTATGAGATTCAATTGGATTCTGCTGATTTGGTTGCATTGTAGAAGTAACAGTTGCGAGATTTTCATCAAACCTTCCCAGGTATGTTGATTCTGGGCCACTACCATTCTTCAAGGCATGTGGCTGTGCTGGTAAACTTTGCATGCGCCAATGACTGTTTCTCTGGACCATATAAAAAGAACTTTTAACTACAAACAAAAACAGCTTCCTCATGAACATATTCAGTCATACCACTGTTACTGCTTGGAACAAGATGAGACACAAGTTAGGAGTTAATACCATAGCCTAAGTTGCACCTATGGACTTTTCATTGCCCAAATCACATTTATCAGAAAAATCATTGCCAAACTGTACCTGTGGACTTGAACTCTTCAGAG
This genomic window contains:
- the LOC125856802 gene encoding uncharacterized protein LOC125856802, whose protein sequence is MMMENPDEMLTHSNGCKDSKSLVLPTKDLLDSNGRDGTKDSLACEKERSEFWNVQELDDSVFFEDISRNNKHEIRASLLKDDPNEALSNLTSCKRNGNPFACDTADRDHPWSIPKFEDPMIVNFFDDKEKETVVSSAQFTSLSELFGTNTHLYTDKGVLEFKLPESTICYKENYYNIMKDICMDEGVPLMDKIVTESRKYHQPDSSISLAVDEHQPRNTREGVDSEMVSSGESKDLSVENAVKISVDHHTTKEDEDTKSLGPNGINPFLEDNMSKDADKDSSLDVMKITTTAKATNISEKEFDIQNFKESNSDAEQSALQANQIPTFVTAFNSQNTVSAADGTNNNEPGSNFSNNSKSESGAITCDFNLTELALSSSVAKSDKHLPEQSHKLEAVSGQKDGSSDSFSAATQVHFANSVDSCNSSIHADPPNVANLEEKNSGSIPLGVHGHFANGEASFGPASGLISYSGHITHSGNISLRSDSSTTSARSFAFPVLQSEWNSSPVRMAKAERRHYKGWRQSLLCCKF
- the LOC125856434 gene encoding transcription factor BIM2-like isoform X2, which codes for MKAVKGHQEEEEEEEDEISIIKKDATPSSSNTKDGKSNEKANALRSKHSVTEQRRRSKINERFQILRDLIPHTDQKRDTASFLLEVIQYVQYLQEKVQKYEGSYQPWSSEPTKLMPWRNSHWRMQSLPAQPHALKNGSGPESTYLGRFDENLATVTSTMQPNQQNPIESHTSRDVSFKAIDQQNELANKSITTPIPLQAGMPMPVPNNSAFSEPQLRPVSDQCPNTIDALNHDEDEEIDGGRISLSSSYSQGFLTSLSQALQSTGLDLSKATISVQIDFGKRANQAMTSGPSIAKDDENPTLSGHQHTDHFREASNDEDLNQAQKRLKI
- the LOC125856434 gene encoding transcription factor BIM2-like isoform X1, which encodes MKAVKGHQEEEEEEEDEISIIKKDATPSSSNTKETDGKSNEKANALRSKHSVTEQRRRSKINERFQILRDLIPHTDQKRDTASFLLEVIQYVQYLQEKVQKYEGSYQPWSSEPTKLMPWRNSHWRMQSLPAQPHALKNGSGPESTYLGRFDENLATVTSTMQPNQQNPIESHTSRDVSFKAIDQQNELANKSITTPIPLQAGMPMPVPNNSAFSEPQLRPVSDQCPNTIDALNHDEDEEIDGGRISLSSSYSQGFLTSLSQALQSTGLDLSKATISVQIDFGKRANQAMTSGPSIAKDDENPTLSGHQHTDHFREASNDEDLNQAQKRLKI